The proteins below come from a single Drosophila kikkawai strain 14028-0561.14 chromosome 3R, DkikHiC1v2, whole genome shotgun sequence genomic window:
- the pyd gene encoding tight junction protein ZO-1 isoform X7 codes for MKFPDYVPNNMLVGDRTTWEYHTVAVTRVPGYGFGIAVSGGRDNPHFANGDPSIAVSDVLKGGPAEDRLQVNDRIISVNGVSLENVEYATAVQVLRDSGNTVQLVVKRRVPLNPVNPAAVQHQHSHSLSSVGLVANGSGGVAPPPTMSSLSQPNSLNSSLVQNASGGQPIKVTLTKGGKKDDYGVVLGCRLFVKEISSKAREQLNANGYSLQEGDIITRIHNTNCGDTMSLKEAKKIIDGCKERLNLVVLRDITNQATVSQLNLNNSAISHQPSGNIYASHQAQVSGCSSGNNNLEDPYLPGGASYSSQNLYVQPPTRTSNGPSMNGNGLNDEKSNLTPRGRSRGPLIDGVSLQQLDRPVTPTRGRSGGADEPPRPPPPRGSSGGAAQEDFYSSRRQLYEERQSAEPRFISFQKEGSVGIRLTGGNEAGIFVTAVQPGSPASLQGLMPGDKILKVNDMDMNGVTREEAVLFLLSLQDRIDLIVQYCKEEYDEVVTNQRGDSFHIKTHFHCDNPSKGEMAFKAGDVFRVIDTLHNGVVGSWQVLKIGRGHQEMQRGVIPNKSRAEELATAQFNATKKEMNANESRGNFFRRRRSTHRRSKSLSRENWDDVVFSDSISKFPAYERVVLRHPGFVRPVVLFGPVSDLARERLAKDFPDKFSTPLQDDDKSAGSSGKCRIVRLSNIRDVMDRGKHALLDITPNAVDRLNYAQFYPVVIFLKTDSKHVIKQLRHGLPKAAHKSSKKLLEQCQKLERVWSHIFSTQIGLSDEESWYRKLRDSIDLQQSGAVWMSESKVPYDHGVPANPNRRQTMDSSKYSIYGTNVPPQQQQQQPSGVADTSVVRPQSLYGINAPDLPPRIDRQSKPGDLPLNTSGSSSRNGTLGRSAQERLFGKAVIQDDVQAEYITRNALVGAGGAETMERQQQQQQTHASLERQARLNAQLKANGGGGGGASTYDSVSSYDSYNNTQMAMQNLGRLGPNAPDDLKSVPNASGRPLPPVGQGHDYGRTPHDHRSFGGPNDLNRQSSPGRPHYHEMNASRNIDPRNGNPQRPSNLGLESSPRKPLVETKTDYGKYSRNNSVSQADYSKLPKTAPHGVVPPPNVTNGQGQMNGSGTPSSNGSGPFKPVPPPKPKNYRPPVQSGGSSGSGGTTPWENGDSGSPRSPNGFYYPPTPSHHHYGQQATPGSPSNGHMQQTPQQQQPTYGGSNGNYGQAPPPQPYPPANGYNGNSHHYNGGSGTGPYIAPHRGMPPPIGNLPPHTPERHALDLAGSREQRGSAFELYRKPQIGAAAGHHHNMSEMEPYDERYNDYYAMPPPSNHPASQGHPMHRSRSAPRYPHERPPASQDPNYYGHYGTARGHSQPRQQYAAQEYHQYYDEHGMEVAPPPLPPHKKKKSVLKSPLAALKNALMKSTRPLRRMNSMVEPERKPKGLRRQQSMLERGVQRPYYPDEYPTYPAGFEERSHGMMPPHPQDVYYQRGGGGGGHYPPHQQEMMNSTYQNLEGEDIYGNIGNTVPRMPHPQDNGYGYDQYDLYANRACIDLERRQAEAAAAAAAGGGRNGRRIVRRHSTTTTDRGGSQGGPPKRPMVSPGYEHDPQEIYQTRNGAYMLPDQRRAPNSEVMTRRRFYPGAANEQTEEEPLYQSRREMQREMQRNHLYQSKREMQERISQGKRDMEREFSPQSSSSQSEASNPEAIYQSRREAKERAQLRDQIYQTRREALDSMAEPIYVSKRDMGRPAPIYESREESILQSRENETDEKKEKEGKTEQVQVEINAQPEEQVEDSTLSRSDLQKSSDTVIENPARAPLVQDEVDEEEPEDPAESSAEQTEQATAIENNEHNEGMLQSSETQNVSNDDVFEAADQVPPLAPPPAPVQPPTPRSGRAPFHISNILKRTAPPPSSPIGDSCTSIETQYTSQASLPVGPPNATSTPFSSSMSLPIAGPVNQNAPPANGPFPALPREPSTSRGVFDSNGGTLADKMWNVSLQIPPGAIPAGVRQEIYFTVSDPRMGQAVGGPPLDMENGETMLSPLVMCGPQGLEFLVPVTLNIPHCAGRTASLGLALKATDSEKNLHTEWDNIDLPSNAAAHTVSVKVDHF; via the exons GGTGATCGCACCACCTGGGAGTACCACACAGTGGCTGTGACCCGGGTTCCGGGATATGGCTTCGGCATTGCCGTTTCCGGTGGACGTGATAATCCGCACTTCGCCAACGGTGATCCCTCGATAGCAGTCAGTGATGTGCTGAAAGGTGGCCCCGCCGAGGATCGATTGCA AGTCAACGATCGTATAATATCGGTGAACGGGGTCTCGCTGGAGAACGTGGAGTATGCGACTGCGGTGCAGGTGTTGCGGGACAGCGGCAACACCGTTCAACTGGTGGTCAAACGACGCGTGCCCCTCAACCCCGTCAATCCAGCTGCTGTGCAGCACCAGCACTCGCACAGCCTGAGCTCTGTGGGTCTGGTGGCCAACGGCAGTGGTGGAGTTGCTCCGCCGCCGACCATGTCGAGCCTGAGCCAGCCCAACTCCTTGAACTCGTCGCTGGTACAGAACGCCAGCGGGGGCCAGCCCATCAAGGTCACGCTGACGAAGGGCGGCAAGAAGGACGACTATGGAGTGGTCCTCGGCTGCCGGTTGTTTGTCAAGGAGATCTCTTCGAAGGCCCGCGAGCAGCTGAATGCCAATGGGTATAGTCTCCAGGAGGGCGATATTATCACCCGCATCCACAACACCAACTGCGGGGACACGATGAGTCTCAAGGAGGCCAAGAAGATCATCGATGGCTGCAAGGAGCGCCTGAACCTGGTGGTCCTACGGGACATCACCAACCAGGCGACCGTCAGCCAGCTGAATCTGAACAATTCGGCCATTAGCCATCAGCCGTCGGGTAACATTTATGCCAGCCATCAGGCCCAGGTCTCTGgatgcagcagcggcaacaataaCCTGGAGGATCCGTACCTGCCCGGCGGAGCAAGCTACTCCTCACAGAATCTGTATGTTCAGCCCCCCACACGAACCTCCAATGGTCCAAGCATGAATGGCAATGGCCTCAACGACGAGAAGAGCAATCTTACGCCTCGCGGTCGCTCCCGCGGACCCCTAATCGACGGAGTgtcgctgcagcagctggacaGACCCGTAACACCAACGCGCGGCAGAAGCGGAGGCGCTGATGAGCCCCCACGCCCACCGCCACCAAGGGGCTCCAGTGGCGGAGCCGCCCAGGAGGACTTCTACAGCTCCCGCAGGCAGCTATACGAAGAACGGCAGAGTGCCGAGCCAAGATTCATCTCCTTCCAGAAGGAGGGAAGCGTGGGCATCCGCCTGACCGGCGGCAATGAGGCCGGTATCTTTGTGACCGCTGTGCAGCCGGGATCTCCGGCATCGCTGCAGGGCCTGATGCCCGGCGACAAGATCCTCAAGGTCAACGACATGGACATGAACGGGGTGACGCGCGAGGAGGCCGTGCTGTTCCTGCTCAGCCTGCAGGATCGCATCGACCTGATTGTGCAGTACTGCAAGGAAGAATACGACGAGGTGGTGACCAACCAGCGCGGCGACTCCTTCCACATCAAGACCCACTTCCACTGCGACAATCCCTCCAAGGGCGAGATGGCCTTCAAGGCGGGCGACGTATTCCGCGTGATCGACACCCTGCACAACGGTGTCGTGGGATCGTGGCAGGTGCTCAAAATCGGACGGGGACACCAGGAGATGCAGCGAGGCGTGATACCGAACAAGTCGAGGGCCGAGGAGCTGGCCACCGCCCAGTTCAATGCCACCAAAAAGGAGATGAATGCGAACGAATCGAGGGGAAACTTCTTCCGGCGACGACG CTCCACGCACCGCCGCTCGAAGAGCCTTTCCCGCGAGAACTGGGACGACGTCGTCTTCTCCGACAGCATTTCCAAATTTCCCGCCTACGAGCGTGTCGTTCTGCGTCATCCCGGCTTCGTGCGACCCGTCGTTCTCTTCGGACCCGTTTCCGACTTGGCTCGTGAGCGTCTGGCCAAGGATTTCCCCGACAAGTTCTCTACTCCTCTGCAAGATGACGACAAATCCGCTGGAAGTAGTGGCAAGTGCCGAATTGTTCGCCTATCGAACATCCGGGATGTGATGGATCGCGGCAAGCACGCCCTGCTGGACATCACGCCCAATGCGGTGGACCGCCTCAACTACGCCCAGTTCTATCCGGTGGTGATCTTCCTGAAGACGGACAGCAAGCACGTGATTAAGCAGCTGCGCCATGGCCTTCCGAAGGCGGCCCACAAGAGCTCCAAGAAGCTGCTGGAGCAGTGCCAGAAGCTGGAGCGCGTCTGGTCGCACATCTTCAGCACTCAGATCGGGCTGAGCGACGAGGAGTCCTGGTATCGAAAGTTGCGCGATTCGATTGATCTGCAGCAGAGCGGCGCCGTCTGGATGTCCGAGTCTAAG GTACCCTACGACCATGGTGTCCCCGCGAATCCCAATCGCCGCCAGACCATGGACTCCAGCAAGTACAGCATCTACGGCACCAATGTGccaccgcagcagcaacagcagcagccatctGGAGTAGCAGATACCTCTGTGGTCCGGCCACAATCTCTGTACGGTATCAATGCTCCAGATCTACCTCCACGCATCGATCGTCAGTCTAAGCCGGGGGATCTGCCCCTGAACACCTCAGGATCCTCGTCGCGAAACGGAACTCTGGGTCGCAGTGCACAGGAGCGTCTCTTTGGCAAGGCCGTGATCCAGGACGACGTCCAGGCGGAGTACATCACCCGAAATGCTTTGGTCGGGGCTGGTGGAGCTGAGACCATGGaacgccagcagcagcagcagcaaactcACGCATCCTTGGAGCGTCAGGCACGCCTGAATGCTCAGCTTAAGgccaacggcggcggcggaggaggtgcTTCCACCTACGACAGCGTGTCCAGCTACGACTCGTACAACAACACCCAGATGGCCATGCAGAACCTGGGCCGGCTGGGTCCCAATGCGCCCGACGATCTCAAATCAGTGCCAAATGCAAG TGGTCGACCCTTGCCGCCGGTGGGCCAAGGCCATGACTATGGCCGTACGCCGCACGATCATCGCAGCTTCGGCGGTCCCAACGATCTGAACCGCCAGAGCAGTCCAGGACGACCACATTACCATGAAATGAATGCGTCCCGTAATATCG ATCCACGCAATGGCAACCCGCAGCGCCCTTCGAATTTGGGCCTGGAAAGCAGTCCGCGCAAGCCTTTGGTGGAAACCAAAACGGATTACGGCAAATACAG TCGCAACAACTCCGTGTCGCAAGCGGACTACAGCAAGCTGCCGAAGACGGCGCCACACGGTGTGGTTCCGCCACCGAACGTGACCAATGGCCAGGGCCAGATGAATGGCAGCGGGACGCCCAGCAGCAATGGCAGCGGTCCCTTCAAGCCGGTGCCGCCGCCAAAGCCTAAGAATTACAGACCCCCGGTCCAGAGTGgtggcagcagtggcagcggaGGTACAACTCCCTGGGAGAATGGG GACTCTGGTTCGCCACGCTCCCCCAATGGGTTCTACTATCCGCCAACGCCCTCCCATCACCACTATGGCCAGCAGGCGACTCCCGGATCGCCCAGCAACGGGCACATGCAGCAAAcgccgcaacagcagcagcccacCTATGGCGGATCCAATGGAAACTATGGACAGGCACCACCTCCGCAGCCTTATCCGCCGGCAAATGGTTACAACGGCAACAGTCACCACTACAATGGAGGCAGTGGGACGGGCCCCTACATTGCACCACATCGCGGCATGCCACCGCCAATAG GAAACCTACCGCCCCACACACCCGAACGCCATGCCTTGGATCTGGCCGGAAGTCGGGAGCAGCGTGGCTCGGCCTTCGAGCTGTATCGTAAACCGCAAATCGGAGCTGCCGCTGGGCACCATCACAATATGAG CGAGATGGAGCCGTACGATGAGCGTTACAACGATTATTACGCCATGCCACCGCCCTCCAATCACCCTGCTTCCCAAGGACACCCCATGCACCGATCCCGCTCGGCACCGCGTTATCCCCACGAGCGGCCACCTGCCTCCCAAGATCCCAATTATTACGGGCACTATGGCACCGCCAGAGGTCATAGCCAGCCCCGCCAGCAATATGCTGCCCAGGAATACCATCAGTATTACGATGAGCATGGCATGGAGGTGGCACCACCGCCACTGCCGCCgcacaagaagaagaaatcgGTGCTGAAGAGCCCTCTGGCCGCCCTCAAGAATGCCTTGATGAAGAGCACTCGGCCTTTGAGGCGGATGAACAGTATGGTGGAGCCGGAGCGGAAGCCCAAGGGACTGCGACGCCAGCAATCGATGCTGGAGCGCGGAGTCCAGAGGCCCTACTACCCGGACGAGTATCCCACCTATCCTGCTGGCTTTGAGGAGCGTTCGCATGGCATGATGCCGCCACATCCGCAGGATGTTTACTACCAgcgaggcggcggcggcggtggtcaCTATCCGCCGCACCAGCAGGAGATGATGAACAGCACCTACCAGAACCTGGAGGGTGAGGATATCTACGGAAATATAGGCAACACCGTGCCGCGAATGCCGCATCCTCAGGACAATGGCTATGGCTACGATCAGTACGATCTTTACGCGAACCGAGCCTGCATCGATCTCGAGCGACGGCAGGCGgaggcagctgcagcagcggctgcTGGGGGCGGTCGGAACGGAAGAAGGATTGTGCGCCGCCACAGCACCACCACAACGGATCGGGGAGGAAGCCAAGGAGGACCGCCTAAAAGACCCATGGTCAGTCCTGGCTACGAGCACGATCCCCAGGAGATCTACCAGACGCGCAACGGAGCCTACATGCTGCCCGACCAGCGCAGGGCGCCCAATTCCGAGGTGATGACCCGCCGGCGATTCTATCCGGGAGCCGCCAATGAGCAGACGGAGGAGGAACCGCTCTACCAATCCCGCCGCGAAATGCAGCGGGAGATGCAGAGAAACCACCTCTACCAGTCGAAGCGTGAAATGCAGGAGAGGATCAGCCAGGGCAAGCGCGACATGGAGAGGGAGTTCAGCccgcagagcagcagcagccagtcGGAGGCCTCCAATCCGGAGGCCATCTACCAGAGCCGAAGGGAGGCCAAGGAGAGAGCCCAGCTAAGGGATCAGATATACCAGACGAGGCGGGAAGCTCTGGACAGTATGGCGGAGCCGATATACGTGTCCAAGCGGGATATGGGCCGACCGGCGCCCATCTACGAGTCCCGTGAGGAGAGTATCCTTCAGTCCCGCGAAAACGAAACCGACGAGAAGAAGGAAAAAGAGGGCAAGACCGAGCAGGTTCAGGTGGAGATCAATGCCCAGCCGGAGGAGCAGGTCGAAGATTCAACGCTCAGTCGCTCAGATCTGCAGAAGTCTTCGGATACGGTCATTGAGAATCCGGCGAGGGCTCCTTTAGTTCAAGACGAGGTGGATGAAGAGGAACCGGAGGACCCAGCCGAGAGCTCAGCGGAGCAAACGGAGCAGGCCACGGCCATTGAGAACAATGAGCACAACGAGGGAATGCTGCAGTCCAGTGAAACGCAGAATGTGTCTAATGACGATGTCTTTGAGGCAGCAGATCAGGTTCCTCCACTGGCCCCACCGCCAGCTCCTGTCCAGCCACCAACCCCTCGTTCCGGCAGAGCACCCTTCCACATTTCGAATATCCTGAAGCGAACGGCTCCGCCTCCCAGTTCCCCCATCGGCGACAGTTGCACCTCCATCGAAACGCAATATACTTCGCAGGCCAGCCTGCCCGTGGGTCCTCCTAATGCCACCAGCACACcgttcagcagcagcatgtcCCTGCCCATCGCCGGACCCGTGAACCAGAATGCTCCCCCGGCCAATGGGCCCTTCCCCGCGTTGCCCCGTGAGCCCAGCACCTCGCGCGGAGTCTTTGACTCGAACGGCGGCACGCTGGCGGACAAGATGTGGAACGTTTCCCTGCAAATTCCACCCGGCGCCATTCCGGCCGGAGTGCGGCAGGAGATCTACTTCACCGTCAGCGATCCGCGAATGGGACAGGCGGTCGGGGGTCCCCCGCTGGACATGGAAAATG GTGAGACAATGCTATCACCGCTAGTGATGTGCGGGCCGCAGGGCCTTGAGTTCCTGGTGCCGGTTACCCTAAACATACCCCACTGCGCCGGACGGACTGCGTCGCTGGGACTGGCCCTCAAGGCCACCGACAGCGAGAAGAATCTGCACACCGAGTGGGACAACATTGATCTGCCCAGCAATGCGGCCGCCCACACAGTCTCCGTGAAGGTGGACCACTTCTAA
- the pyd gene encoding tight junction protein ZO-3 isoform X15, with the protein MKFPDYVPNNMLVGDRTTWEYHTVAVTRVPGYGFGIAVSGGRDNPHFANGDPSIAVSDVLKGGPAEDRLQVNDRIISVNGVSLENVEYATAVQVLRDSGNTVQLVVKRRVPLNPVNPAAVQHQHSHSLSSVGLVANGSGGVAPPPTMSSLSQPNSLNSSLVQNASGGQPIKVTLTKGGKKDDYGVVLGCRLFVKEISSKAREQLNANGYSLQEGDIITRIHNTNCGDTMSLKEAKKIIDGCKERLNLVVLRDITNQATVSQLNLNNSAISHQPSGNIYASHQAQVSGCSSGNNNLEDPYLPGGASYSSQNLYVQPPTRTSNGPSMNGNGLNDEKSNLTPRGRSRGPLIDGVSLQQLDRPVTPTRGRSGGADEPPRPPPPRGSSGGAAQEDFYSSRRQLYEERQSAEPRFISFQKEGSVGIRLTGGNEAGIFVTAVQPGSPASLQGLMPGDKILKVNDMDMNGVTREEAVLFLLSLQDRIDLIVQYCKEEYDEVVTNQRGDSFHIKTHFHCDNPSKGEMAFKAGDVFRVIDTLHNGVVGSWQVLKIGRGHQEMQRGVIPNKSRAEELATAQFNATKKEMNANESRGNFFRRRRSTHRRSKSLSRENWDDVVFSDSISKFPAYERVVLRHPGFVRPVVLFGPVSDLARERLAKDFPDKFSTPLQDDDKSAGSSGKCRIVRLSNIRDVMDRGKHALLDITPNAVDRLNYAQFYPVVIFLKTDSKHVIKQLRHGLPKAAHKSSKKLLEQCQKLERVWSHIFSTQIGLSDEESWYRKLRDSIDLQQSGAVWMSESKPVESLSDDFLFPMTTSRLSYASSPESDLELSPGPSASLSLGNLPQLVKASSDPSIATNQDNLDRDRDIIGEGLPPPYTVPYDHGVPANPNRRQTMDSSKYSIYGTNVPPQQQQQQPSGVADTSVVRPQSLYGINAPDLPPRIDRQSKPGDLPLNTSGSSSRNGTLGRSAQERLFGKAVIQDDVQAEYITRNALVGAGGAETMERQQQQQQTHASLERQARLNAQLKANGGGGGGASTYDSVSSYDSYNNTQMAMQNLGRLGPNAPDDLKSVPNASGRPLPPVGQGHDYGRTPHDHRSFGGPNDLNRQSSPGRPHYHEMNASRNIDPRNGNPQRPSNLGLESSPRKPLVETKTDYGKYSRNNSVSQADYSKLPKTAPHGVVPPPNVTNGQGQMNGSGTPSSNGSGPFKPVPPPKPKNYRPPVQSGGSSGSGGTTPWENGDSGSPRSPNGFYYPPTPSHHHYGQQATPGSPSNGHMQQTPQQQQPTYGGSNGNYGQAPPPQPYPPANGYNGNSHHYNGGSGTGPYIAPHRGMPPPIGNLPPHTPERHALDLAGSREQRGSAFELYRKPQIGAAAGHHHNMR; encoded by the exons GGTGATCGCACCACCTGGGAGTACCACACAGTGGCTGTGACCCGGGTTCCGGGATATGGCTTCGGCATTGCCGTTTCCGGTGGACGTGATAATCCGCACTTCGCCAACGGTGATCCCTCGATAGCAGTCAGTGATGTGCTGAAAGGTGGCCCCGCCGAGGATCGATTGCA AGTCAACGATCGTATAATATCGGTGAACGGGGTCTCGCTGGAGAACGTGGAGTATGCGACTGCGGTGCAGGTGTTGCGGGACAGCGGCAACACCGTTCAACTGGTGGTCAAACGACGCGTGCCCCTCAACCCCGTCAATCCAGCTGCTGTGCAGCACCAGCACTCGCACAGCCTGAGCTCTGTGGGTCTGGTGGCCAACGGCAGTGGTGGAGTTGCTCCGCCGCCGACCATGTCGAGCCTGAGCCAGCCCAACTCCTTGAACTCGTCGCTGGTACAGAACGCCAGCGGGGGCCAGCCCATCAAGGTCACGCTGACGAAGGGCGGCAAGAAGGACGACTATGGAGTGGTCCTCGGCTGCCGGTTGTTTGTCAAGGAGATCTCTTCGAAGGCCCGCGAGCAGCTGAATGCCAATGGGTATAGTCTCCAGGAGGGCGATATTATCACCCGCATCCACAACACCAACTGCGGGGACACGATGAGTCTCAAGGAGGCCAAGAAGATCATCGATGGCTGCAAGGAGCGCCTGAACCTGGTGGTCCTACGGGACATCACCAACCAGGCGACCGTCAGCCAGCTGAATCTGAACAATTCGGCCATTAGCCATCAGCCGTCGGGTAACATTTATGCCAGCCATCAGGCCCAGGTCTCTGgatgcagcagcggcaacaataaCCTGGAGGATCCGTACCTGCCCGGCGGAGCAAGCTACTCCTCACAGAATCTGTATGTTCAGCCCCCCACACGAACCTCCAATGGTCCAAGCATGAATGGCAATGGCCTCAACGACGAGAAGAGCAATCTTACGCCTCGCGGTCGCTCCCGCGGACCCCTAATCGACGGAGTgtcgctgcagcagctggacaGACCCGTAACACCAACGCGCGGCAGAAGCGGAGGCGCTGATGAGCCCCCACGCCCACCGCCACCAAGGGGCTCCAGTGGCGGAGCCGCCCAGGAGGACTTCTACAGCTCCCGCAGGCAGCTATACGAAGAACGGCAGAGTGCCGAGCCAAGATTCATCTCCTTCCAGAAGGAGGGAAGCGTGGGCATCCGCCTGACCGGCGGCAATGAGGCCGGTATCTTTGTGACCGCTGTGCAGCCGGGATCTCCGGCATCGCTGCAGGGCCTGATGCCCGGCGACAAGATCCTCAAGGTCAACGACATGGACATGAACGGGGTGACGCGCGAGGAGGCCGTGCTGTTCCTGCTCAGCCTGCAGGATCGCATCGACCTGATTGTGCAGTACTGCAAGGAAGAATACGACGAGGTGGTGACCAACCAGCGCGGCGACTCCTTCCACATCAAGACCCACTTCCACTGCGACAATCCCTCCAAGGGCGAGATGGCCTTCAAGGCGGGCGACGTATTCCGCGTGATCGACACCCTGCACAACGGTGTCGTGGGATCGTGGCAGGTGCTCAAAATCGGACGGGGACACCAGGAGATGCAGCGAGGCGTGATACCGAACAAGTCGAGGGCCGAGGAGCTGGCCACCGCCCAGTTCAATGCCACCAAAAAGGAGATGAATGCGAACGAATCGAGGGGAAACTTCTTCCGGCGACGACG CTCCACGCACCGCCGCTCGAAGAGCCTTTCCCGCGAGAACTGGGACGACGTCGTCTTCTCCGACAGCATTTCCAAATTTCCCGCCTACGAGCGTGTCGTTCTGCGTCATCCCGGCTTCGTGCGACCCGTCGTTCTCTTCGGACCCGTTTCCGACTTGGCTCGTGAGCGTCTGGCCAAGGATTTCCCCGACAAGTTCTCTACTCCTCTGCAAGATGACGACAAATCCGCTGGAAGTAGTGGCAAGTGCCGAATTGTTCGCCTATCGAACATCCGGGATGTGATGGATCGCGGCAAGCACGCCCTGCTGGACATCACGCCCAATGCGGTGGACCGCCTCAACTACGCCCAGTTCTATCCGGTGGTGATCTTCCTGAAGACGGACAGCAAGCACGTGATTAAGCAGCTGCGCCATGGCCTTCCGAAGGCGGCCCACAAGAGCTCCAAGAAGCTGCTGGAGCAGTGCCAGAAGCTGGAGCGCGTCTGGTCGCACATCTTCAGCACTCAGATCGGGCTGAGCGACGAGGAGTCCTGGTATCGAAAGTTGCGCGATTCGATTGATCTGCAGCAGAGCGGCGCCGTCTGGATGTCCGAGTCTAAG CCCGTAGAATCCCTCTCCGACGATTTCCTATTCCCCATGACCACCTCCCGACTCTCGTATGCATCAAGTCCCGAATCCGATTTGGAACTGAGTCCCGGCCCATCCGCATCATTGTCGCTTGGCAATTTGCCGCAGTTGGTTAAAGCGAGCTCAGATCCATCGATTGCCACTAATCAGGATAACTTGGATAGGGATAGAGACATAATTGGTGAAGGACTACCACCTCCATATACG GTACCCTACGACCATGGTGTCCCCGCGAATCCCAATCGCCGCCAGACCATGGACTCCAGCAAGTACAGCATCTACGGCACCAATGTGccaccgcagcagcaacagcagcagccatctGGAGTAGCAGATACCTCTGTGGTCCGGCCACAATCTCTGTACGGTATCAATGCTCCAGATCTACCTCCACGCATCGATCGTCAGTCTAAGCCGGGGGATCTGCCCCTGAACACCTCAGGATCCTCGTCGCGAAACGGAACTCTGGGTCGCAGTGCACAGGAGCGTCTCTTTGGCAAGGCCGTGATCCAGGACGACGTCCAGGCGGAGTACATCACCCGAAATGCTTTGGTCGGGGCTGGTGGAGCTGAGACCATGGaacgccagcagcagcagcagcaaactcACGCATCCTTGGAGCGTCAGGCACGCCTGAATGCTCAGCTTAAGgccaacggcggcggcggaggaggtgcTTCCACCTACGACAGCGTGTCCAGCTACGACTCGTACAACAACACCCAGATGGCCATGCAGAACCTGGGCCGGCTGGGTCCCAATGCGCCCGACGATCTCAAATCAGTGCCAAATGCAAG TGGTCGACCCTTGCCGCCGGTGGGCCAAGGCCATGACTATGGCCGTACGCCGCACGATCATCGCAGCTTCGGCGGTCCCAACGATCTGAACCGCCAGAGCAGTCCAGGACGACCACATTACCATGAAATGAATGCGTCCCGTAATATCG ATCCACGCAATGGCAACCCGCAGCGCCCTTCGAATTTGGGCCTGGAAAGCAGTCCGCGCAAGCCTTTGGTGGAAACCAAAACGGATTACGGCAAATACAG TCGCAACAACTCCGTGTCGCAAGCGGACTACAGCAAGCTGCCGAAGACGGCGCCACACGGTGTGGTTCCGCCACCGAACGTGACCAATGGCCAGGGCCAGATGAATGGCAGCGGGACGCCCAGCAGCAATGGCAGCGGTCCCTTCAAGCCGGTGCCGCCGCCAAAGCCTAAGAATTACAGACCCCCGGTCCAGAGTGgtggcagcagtggcagcggaGGTACAACTCCCTGGGAGAATGGG GACTCTGGTTCGCCACGCTCCCCCAATGGGTTCTACTATCCGCCAACGCCCTCCCATCACCACTATGGCCAGCAGGCGACTCCCGGATCGCCCAGCAACGGGCACATGCAGCAAAcgccgcaacagcagcagcccacCTATGGCGGATCCAATGGAAACTATGGACAGGCACCACCTCCGCAGCCTTATCCGCCGGCAAATGGTTACAACGGCAACAGTCACCACTACAATGGAGGCAGTGGGACGGGCCCCTACATTGCACCACATCGCGGCATGCCACCGCCAATAG GAAACCTACCGCCCCACACACCCGAACGCCATGCCTTGGATCTGGCCGGAAGTCGGGAGCAGCGTGGCTCGGCCTTCGAGCTGTATCGTAAACCGCAAATCGGAGCTGCCGCTGGGCACCATCACAATATGAGGTGA